TTTGGGTAGAGACTCTGAATGTTTAAACTTCAAGTTATCTAACCACAATGGTTGATGTATCATCAGCCGTTGTGGTTTATTTTTCTCTTTCTCTTTCTCTTTCTCTTTCTCGCTATTCTCTATTTTTTACAGCGTTTAGCTTGCCCACTCAATTGACTTATCTTTGCTGATTGTGACAAACGCAATCGTTAACCTTGACGTTTTTACCTTGTTAGTGTCTTGAATTGCTAGGTTGTGCATACATTCTGTTTATGTAGGTTTGGTAAAAGCACACCTTGCAAATATGCAATTAGAGCTGAAATGTTGTGGACAAAATCATCACTAGTGATCCAGTTATCATAAATATGAGAGTAAAATGTTAGTAAGACACTTTTCAATTAGACTGTAGTCAATTTAGCGCCATGGTGAGTTAAGAATGGAATATCCTCATTCAATAACCTGTCGCCGACTTTAAAGGAAATGAAAGGTAAAACAATGAAGCAACGCCTAATGACTAAAACCGCTTTAAGTGCTGCACTTCTGGCTACTCTAGTTGGATGTAGTACACAGTCAGAACATCAATGGGATCAAGACAAGACCTATAAGCTTACTGTGCTGCACACTAACGATCACCATGGTCGTTTCTGGCAGAATAAATACGGTGAGTATGGTATGGCCGCTCGTAAAACATTGATCGATGAGTTACGTGCTGACATTGAAGCAGAAGGCGGCAGTGTTTTACTTCTTTCCGGTGGCGATATTAATACAGGCGTACCAGAGTCGGATCTCCAAGATGCAGAACCCGATTTTAAAGGCATGAAAAAAATCGGTTACGATGCAATGGCATTAGGTAACCATGAGTTTGATAATCCACTTGAGGTATTATTTAAGCAGCGTGATTGGGCGCAATTCCCAATGCTTTCGGCCAATATTTACGATAAAGAAACCGGTAAGCGTTTGTTCCAACCTTACGCGATGTTTAACAAGCAAGGCATTAAAATTGCTGTTATCGGTTTAACAACAGAAGACACAGCCAAGTTAGGTAATCCTGAATACATTGGTAAACTGGATTTCCGCGATCCAAAAGCAGAAGCGAAAGCGGTGATTGCTGAGCTGAAAGAAACAGAAAAACCGGATCTAATTTTTGCTGTGACGCATATGGGACACTACGAAAATGGTAACCGTGGTTTGAATGCTCCGGGTGACGTTGCATTGGCTCGTTACCTTGATGAAGGCGATCTCGATATGATCGTTGGTGGCCACTCTCAAGAGCCTGTTTGTATGGAAGGCCCTAACGTTATCAATAAACGATTCAAGCCTGGCGATGAGTGCAAGCCTGATCAACAAAATGGCACTTACATTGTTCAAGCTCACGAATGGGGCAAGTATGTAGGCCGAGCAGATTATGAGTTTCGCAATGGTGAGCTTTCAATGGTGAGCTACAACCTCATTCCTGTGAACCTTAAGAAGAAGATAAAAGTCAACGGTGAGTCTCAACGTGTACTGATTCAAGATGAAATTGCTCAAGATGAAGCGATGCTTGAATTCCTTCGCCCATTCCAAGAAAAAGGTCAAGGTAAGCTTAATGTTAAGATTGCTGAATCAAACGGTAAGCTTGAAGGGGACCGTAACGTTGTGCGCTTCCAGCAAACAAACTTGGGTCGCTTGATCGCTACAGCACATCAAGAGCGTGCAAAAGCTGACTTTGCCATCATGAACTCAGGCGGTGTACGCGATTCGATTGAAGGCGGTGATATTACCTACAAAGACGTACTGAAAGTGCAGCCGTTTGGCAATATTGTTTCTTATGTTGATATGTCAGGTAAAGAAGTTCTAGATTACTTAAATCAAGTGGCGACGAAGCCTGTTGACTCTGGGGCTTACGCACAATTTTCAGGGATTTCAATGACCGTAGCTAATGGTAAAGTTTCTGATGTGAAAATTGCCGGCCAGCCGCTGGATCTTACTCAGCAATACCGCTTTACAGTACCAAGCTACAACGCATCTGGTGGTGATGGTTACCCTATCGTGACTTCTCACCCAGGCTACGTGAATACTGGTTTTGTTGATGCTGAAGTATTGAAAGAATATCTACAAGCAAATAGCCCAATCGATGTGAATCAATTCAAAGCTAAGGGTGAGATCGTTTACAAGTAAAAATTGATTGACTCCATCTAGCTCATCGCTTTAACGTAAAACGCTGTTCCCACTTGGGGCAGCGTTTTTTGTATATTCAACATATTGAGTTATACCCAAGTGACCTCAAGATGCTTGATTCAGAGCGAATTCACTGAGCTGAATTCAAGGAAGACAACGAAGCGGAATAGTATTCTATTTCCAAGTTTTCTGACGCAAGAAATCGGCTCAGTGACTCGCTCCCAAAGGGCGAGTGACCTTAACTCTCAGACTTTGTTAACGATTCTCAATGTAGAGCCACTATATTTTCGAATCGTTGCCGCGCCTGAGAGCTAAGGTCATCTCGCTGAACGCAGCATCTTGAGGTCACTTGGGTATAATTAATAAGGAAGGACTCAATGACACCAGCGATTATTCTAGCTAAAAAGAAAAAAGTACCGCATACCATTCATCAATATGAACACGATCCTAGAGCAGAAAGTTATGGACTAGAGGCAGCCGAAGTATTGGGGCAAGACCCTAGCAAAGTGTTTAAAACATTGTTGTTTTGCCTAAATGGTGAGCCAAAAAATTTAGCGGTTGCGATCATTCCCGTTGCACAAAAGCTCAACTTAAAGTTGGCGGCAAAAGCAGCCAATGGGAAAAAAGCGGATATGGCCGATCCTGAGATCGCACAAAAAGTGACGGGTTATGTTGTGGGTGGCATCAGCCCTTTAGGACAGAAGAAAAAACTGCCTACATTGTTACACGAAAGTGCCCAAGATCTAGAAACGATATGTGTTAGTGCAGGAAAACGTGGCTTAGAAATCGAACTTTCTCCGGCGGATCTTCTCAGCTTAACACAGGGAAGATTCGCGCCATTGTGTGCTTAAATAAGTCAATGAATAAATAAAAGGACGTACCAAGACGCCCTTATTGCTTATTATATTTATTAATATGTCTCTTTATTGCTTTATTTTTTTAAGCTCAGTGTGCCACTAGAACGTTTTTTCGGCTGTGTCGCATTTGGATTGATATAGTGCTTTTTCGCTTTTTTCTGCTCTGGAGCCACTTGCGTATTATCATGACTAGGCTGACGGCGTTTTTGTTGCCCTTTTTTCGAGTTTGGGGCATGACGAAACTCATCGGCATTATTACCACGGTAAGTGCGTGGCTTTTGATTGCGGCGAGCAGTGGATGTTTGGTTTTCTTCACGGCTATCAAATAACTTAGCGTCAGTCGCTCTTCGAATATGGCGTCCTTTAGCATCTGCTGTTGAGGCCTCTTCTGTGCCCACTGAGCCCTCACACATTGTAAGCATCTCATTAACTTCATCATCGGTCAGGTAACGCCATTTGCCGTTCGGGATACCATCGAGTGAAATGTTCATGATGCGAACGCGGCGTAACTTAAACACTTCATAGCCCAATGCTTCACACATTCGACGAATTTGGCGGTTTAAGCCTTGAGTCAAGGTAATACGAAAAGAAAACTTAGTCTCTTTGGTGACTTTACATGGCAGTGTTACCGTATCAAGGATTTTGACGCCACTCGACATTTGTTTAAGAAAATCGCCTGTGATGGGTTTATCCACGCGTACTACGTATTCTTTTTCATGATTGTTGCCGGCACGCAAGATTTTATTAACGATATCTCCATCATTGGTCAGAAAGATGAGTCCATCAGAGGGTTTATCGAGACGCCCAATTGGGAAAATACGTTTCTTATGGCCGATAAAATCGACAATGTTGCCAGGAATGTCGCGTTCTGTTGTACAAGTAATTCCCGTCGGTTTATTCAAAGCAATGTAGATCGGTTTTTCTTTTGCCGCAACAGGTTTGCCATCAACACGGACATCATCACCGAATAGAACTTTCGTGCCCATCTCGGGTTGCTTTCCGTTGATAGTAACTCGGCCTTGTTCGATAAGGCGATCAGCTTCGCGGCGTGAGCAAAAGCCAGTTTCACTGATAAATTTATTTAAGCGTTTTGCGTTATCTTGTGACATGTTGTTCTCCTAACGTTTCACAACGGCGGTTAAAAAAGCTTGGCCCTATTTGTCGTGCTCTTCAATGACTTTAGGCTAAGAAAATAAGGTTGGCGATTCTATCATCTATCTTTCAGTGAGCTCAAGGAATACCCAAGTATCTTGAAGGAACTTAGGTAGACCCAAATAGATGGCAGGGTATCAATAAAGCTGCTGACTCATTGAAAAGCGTTAACCTAGGCGCTTTTGATGGCGCTCTCTTGTTTCTAACTTTTTTTCAGCACTTTTGCGCAACAGAACATAAACAGCGCCAGTGCCACCATGGAAACGTTGTGCACTGTGTACGCATTGAACTTCACGTATCTGTTGCAGCCAACTACTGACAAAACTTTTCATCAACGCGGGTGGGTTAGAGCGTTCGCCTCGACCATGGACAATCACCACGGTACGGATATCCCATTCGATGCATTGCTTGAGAAATTTAACCACTTCGTGGCGCGCTTCTTTGAGTGTCTTTCGATGTAAATCTAAGCGTGCTTGAATCGGGTATTTACCGAGACGCAGCTTACGATAGACACCGTCTTGAACGCCATCACGTTTGAACTCAATAAAATCATCGGGCTGAAGCATCGTGGTATGTTCTATCGATAGCTGCTCAGGATCTTCTTCTGCCAGCCAAATAGCGGCTTCTTGCCTTGCACGTTGAGCGTCGGTAATGTGATGGCTTTTTATGTGTTCCGCCGTGTCATGACTGATTGGCTTCACATCGCCCATCATCTTTTGGAATAGCTCGAAATCATCATCATGGGACATGGTGTTCACCCATTAAAGAGTCAGGAAATAAAAGCAATTATACCCAACTCATCTCGGGTTGCTAAGTGATAAAGGAGAGAGATTTAAACCATCGCAATGACGGCTGAAACCAATTTATCGATGCCTCTTTTCGCTTCCACCATGTTGGACGCTAGCATATAAGCTGGTGTAGAAACCACTTTATGCTCTTCGTCAATGACAATGTCTTCAACAGTGCAGTCAACATGTTGTCCATCTAATTCATTGATGATATTAGCCGTATCTAAATCATTGCCAATGGTGCAGTGGACGCCATGATAAAGTTTAGGCAGTAGGACGGGGGCGATACACATGTATCCAACGGGTTTCTTTGCTGCGGCAAATGAGCTCAAAACCTTTTCAATCTCAGGGTCGATAACAAAATTTTTGCCATCACTCGCGATGCTAGAGAAGTTTTTTGCTACGCCAAAACCACCAGGCACAAGAAGCGCAGAAAAATCATTTACATCGATTTCGTTTAGCGATTTGATGTTTCCTCTCACAATACGAGCCGACTCTTCTAGGATATTGCGCTCAGTTCCTTCAACTTCACCAGAATGATGGTTAACAGTATGGTTTTGTGGTTTATCTAAAGAAAAACATGTGTAATCGTACCCTTGCTCTTCAAGTGCTAGCAGTGTTAAAACGGCCTCATTAACTTCCGCACCATCGAAGACACCGCAGCCGGAGAGTATTACTGCAACATTCATTGTTCATTTCCTTATTACTTTGATTAAATAGGCTTTAGATATAACATACTGATTTTTAAGTTTAAATGCCGTTAATCTTTTGATAGGTATGTTTTTAATGTAAAGGCTGAGAAGGGTGTTGTCTTCTTTACAGTGAAATGTAGGAAAAGACAAAAAACGGAGTGGGTAAGGCGCCCACTCCGGTGCAAAATAATGATGCTAATTAGTGAGGTCTAATGAGGAGATTTGTCGTGCATTATCTTGTAAATGAAAAAAACACTGTAAAACAACATTAGGCCAATGGCACCAAAGATGACAATCATTGATGATAGCCCTACTGCGTTACCAAAAAGAAGATCTAGCCAAAAATCCATGTTTTTCTCCAAGACGTTTCCGACATGGACCAAACTAAAGCTTAGTTAGGCGGGGTATCATGATCTGGATCAATGATGTTGTGAAGGTTAAATATTTGTATTTTATTATGAGTTCTTGGTCGCATTTTGTTGTTGTATGTTCATAAAATCATCAAAAGGTTTAAGAGGGGTATTTTTTTTCTAAAAAGGACTTGCGTCTGTGTTGGGAATCCGTATTATACACCTCCGTTGATTCGGCACATTGTCGTGTTAACCTTCTCGGTGAATAGCGCAGCTTGGTAGCGCATCTGGTTTGGGACCAGAGGGTCGGGGGTTCGAATCCCTCTTCACCGACCACATTAAGAAAGCCTGCTTACATAGCAGGCTTTCGTCGTTTTGGAGCTTAGTAAAGTCACGTTTGGTAACCATAGATGGGGTTCGCCTGATGTTAGAATATGGCTCTTCACCGACCACATTAAGAAAGCCTGCTTACATAGCAGGCTTTCGTCGTTTTGGAGCTTAGTAAAGTCACGTTTGGTAACCATAGATGGGGTTCGCCTGATGTTAGAATATGGCTCTTCACCGACCACATTAAGAGAGCCTGCTTACACAGCAGGCTTTCGTCGTTTTGGGAATTAGTAAAGTCACGTTTGGTGACCATAGATGGGGTTCGCCTGATGTTAGAATATGGCTCTTCACCGACCACATTAAGAAAGCCTGCTTACGTAGCAGGCTTTCGTCGTTTTAGGGCTTGGCAAAGTAGCGTTTAACGGCCATAGATGGGGTTCGCCTGATGTTAGAATATGGCTCTTCACCGACCACATTAAGAAAGCCTGCTTACATAGCAGGCTTTCGTCGTTTTGGAGCTTAGTAAAGTCACGTTTGGTAACCATAGATGGGGTTCGCCTGATGTTAGAATATGGCTCTTCACCGACCACATTAAGAGAGCCTGCTTACACAGCAGGCTTTCGTCGTTTTGGGAATTAGTAAAGTCACGTTTGGTGACCATAGATGGGGTTCGCCTGATGTTAGAATATGGCTCTTCACCGACCACATTTAGAAAGCCTGCTTATACAGCAGGCTTTCGTCGTTTTGGGGCTTAGTAAAGTCACGTTTGATGACCATAGATGGGGTTCGCCTGATGTTAGAATATGGCTCTTCACCGACCACATTAAGAAAGCCTGCTTACACAGCAGGCTTTCGTCGTTTTGGGGCCTAGTAAAGTCACGTTTGATGACCATAGA
This window of the Vibrio azureus genome carries:
- the ybaK gene encoding Cys-tRNA(Pro) deacylase, which codes for MTPAIILAKKKKVPHTIHQYEHDPRAESYGLEAAEVLGQDPSKVFKTLLFCLNGEPKNLAVAIIPVAQKLNLKLAAKAANGKKADMADPEIAQKVTGYVVGGISPLGQKKKLPTLLHESAQDLETICVSAGKRGLEIELSPADLLSLTQGRFAPLCA
- the rluF gene encoding 23S rRNA pseudouridine(2604) synthase RluF; protein product: MSQDNAKRLNKFISETGFCSRREADRLIEQGRVTINGKQPEMGTKVLFGDDVRVDGKPVAAKEKPIYIALNKPTGITCTTERDIPGNIVDFIGHKKRIFPIGRLDKPSDGLIFLTNDGDIVNKILRAGNNHEKEYVVRVDKPITGDFLKQMSSGVKILDTVTLPCKVTKETKFSFRITLTQGLNRQIRRMCEALGYEVFKLRRVRIMNISLDGIPNGKWRYLTDDEVNEMLTMCEGSVGTEEASTADAKGRHIRRATDAKLFDSREENQTSTARRNQKPRTYRGNNADEFRHAPNSKKGQQKRRQPSHDNTQVAPEQKKAKKHYINPNATQPKKRSSGTLSLKK
- a CDS encoding DUF3149 domain-containing protein, whose product is MDFWLDLLFGNAVGLSSMIVIFGAIGLMLFYSVFFIYKIMHDKSPH
- the elbB gene encoding isoprenoid biosynthesis glyoxalase ElbB, with the translated sequence MNVAVILSGCGVFDGAEVNEAVLTLLALEEQGYDYTCFSLDKPQNHTVNHHSGEVEGTERNILEESARIVRGNIKSLNEIDVNDFSALLVPGGFGVAKNFSSIASDGKNFVIDPEIEKVLSSFAAAKKPVGYMCIAPVLLPKLYHGVHCTIGNDLDTANIINELDGQHVDCTVEDIVIDEEHKVVSTPAYMLASNMVEAKRGIDKLVSAVIAMV
- the smrA gene encoding DNA endonuclease SmrA, which encodes MSHDDDFELFQKMMGDVKPISHDTAEHIKSHHITDAQRARQEAAIWLAEEDPEQLSIEHTTMLQPDDFIEFKRDGVQDGVYRKLRLGKYPIQARLDLHRKTLKEARHEVVKFLKQCIEWDIRTVVIVHGRGERSNPPALMKSFVSSWLQQIREVQCVHSAQRFHGGTGAVYVLLRKSAEKKLETRERHQKRLG
- the ushA gene encoding bifunctional UDP-sugar hydrolase/5'-nucleotidase UshA; the encoded protein is MKQRLMTKTALSAALLATLVGCSTQSEHQWDQDKTYKLTVLHTNDHHGRFWQNKYGEYGMAARKTLIDELRADIEAEGGSVLLLSGGDINTGVPESDLQDAEPDFKGMKKIGYDAMALGNHEFDNPLEVLFKQRDWAQFPMLSANIYDKETGKRLFQPYAMFNKQGIKIAVIGLTTEDTAKLGNPEYIGKLDFRDPKAEAKAVIAELKETEKPDLIFAVTHMGHYENGNRGLNAPGDVALARYLDEGDLDMIVGGHSQEPVCMEGPNVINKRFKPGDECKPDQQNGTYIVQAHEWGKYVGRADYEFRNGELSMVSYNLIPVNLKKKIKVNGESQRVLIQDEIAQDEAMLEFLRPFQEKGQGKLNVKIAESNGKLEGDRNVVRFQQTNLGRLIATAHQERAKADFAIMNSGGVRDSIEGGDITYKDVLKVQPFGNIVSYVDMSGKEVLDYLNQVATKPVDSGAYAQFSGISMTVANGKVSDVKIAGQPLDLTQQYRFTVPSYNASGGDGYPIVTSHPGYVNTGFVDAEVLKEYLQANSPIDVNQFKAKGEIVYK